Part of the Mycolicibacterium mengxianglii genome is shown below.
GGGCGGGCATGGACCGCGCGGCGATCACCAAATGCATTGAGTCGTCGCTGCCTCCGGTAGCAGGGATCATCCTCATCGTGGCGGCAGGCGGCGGCTTCAAGCAGGTGCTGGTGGACAGTGGGATCGGCACGATGCTGGCGCGGTGGGCCGAGGACGTCAACATCTCGGTGCTGATCCTGGCCTGGGTACTGGCAGTGCTCATCCGGCTTGCCACCGGTTCGGCCACGGTTGCCACCATCACAGCGTCGTCGCTGATGCTGGGTCTGGTCGAGGGATTGCCCAGCAGCGAGGTGTCACTGGTCGTGTTGGCAGTCGGCGCCGGGTCGCTGTTCTTCTCACATGTCAACGACGCCGGCTTCTGGTTGGTGAACCAGTTCTTCCGTCTCAACGTGGTCCAGACGATCAAAACCTGGTCGATCATGGAGACCATCTTGTCGGTCAGCGGTCTCGTGGTGGTCCTGCTGCTGGACCTGATCATCTAGGCCCGGCAACATCGGAGCCCGGACATGAAGAGGTCCCCGCCACGTTCGTGGCGGGGACCTGTTCATGTGGTGTGACTGGTGGGCGTCAGCCCTTGACGACCTGCGTGCCGCCGGCGAGCTCATCATGCTTGCCCTGCTTGGTGGGGCTGCCGTTGATGGTCACCGCGATCACGATGTAGGCGATGAAACCGAGCAGTCCGCCGATGTACGGGATCACCGAGAGCAAGGTGAACGAGTTGCGGATCGCGGACTGCTTGAGGTCCGGCTTGGGCGCTCCGCCCGGTCCGCGAACGGAGAGTCCGAGCATCTTCTTGGCCGGCGTCCAACCTTGGGTCACCTCGAAGGCCACGAAGTAGACGAACGTCAACACGCCGGAGAACAGCCCCGTTACCAGGATGTTGTCGTAGGCGCCGAAAAGGAACGCCAGCAGGAAGGCCACCAGGCCGACGATGATGCCGTCGATCAGCCGGGCGGCGAAGCGCAGACCCAGGCTGCCGGGCGCGACTCCGCCGGCCGGACCGTACCCCGGCGGCGGGTAGCTGCCGGGAGCTCCGTACTGAGGTGGCGGAGGTGGCGGGTACGCGCCGGACTGCGGCGGTGGTGGCGGGTAACCGCCGGACTGCGGCGGTGGCGGCGGGTACGCGCCGGACTGCGGCGGAGGTGGCGGGTAACCGCCGGACTGCGGTGGCGGTGGCGGGTAGGCGCCGGGTTGGGGCGGGAAATTGGGATCCGGATTATTGGGATATTCACCCGAGGTCATCAGATCGGCTCCTGATCGCAGTCTTGGACTAGGGGTAACTTACTCCGCAAAAAGCTCGCTGTGCGGCGTTGGCCGCACAGCGAGCAGAAGGCGAACGGGAGGTCGGTCAGCGGCGAAGTGCCTTCGCCTGCTTGTTGGCTTTCTTGCGAGCCTTCTTGGACAGATCCTCGCTCTGCACCAGGGCCACGTGGGCGAATTCACCCCCGCGTTCGCGGGCGACCTCGGCCAGTTCGGCGCCTCGGTCGCGGGCGACGTCGGCGAGATCGGCGCTGCGTTCGCGGGCGACCTCGGCCAGTTCCGCACTGCGCTCGCGGGCCAGCTGGGCCCACTCGGTGCCGCGTTCGCGCGCAATCTCAGCGAGTTCGGCGCCACGCTTCTGGGCGACTTCGAGCAGCGGGCCACCCTTCTCGACGGCGACCTCGGCGAGCTCCCGGCCACGTTCGGCGCTGACGTGCAGGCCCTCATGGAGGTTGCGTCCGACCTTTTCCGCCAGTTCGGCGTCGATCAGTGCGGGAGCTGCAGCCCCGGCGGGCAGGGCAGCGCTGACGGCGCCGGTGACCTTCTGGGCCGCCCGGCGGCCGCGCCACCCCAGTGACGGCTTGCCGGCGGTATCGGCCGAGGCGATGATCAGACCGCCGAGCAAGCTCAGGTCAGTCAGGAAATCGCGCCGCTTGGCGGCCTTACGTTCGGGATCCTCTTCGGTCCAGAACATATGGGAGCCCAGATTGGCGGGGATGACAGTGGCAGCCAGCGCGGCCGACGCCAGCCTCGGCACTTTGCCGGTGGCCAGCAGGATGCCGCCGCCGATCTGCACCGCGGCAGTGATCTTCGCGAATGTCTCTGCATCCTGAGGAATGTTGGGGCCCACCGGTTCTGGCAGCTTCTGTAAGCCTTCCAGTGTCGGTCGGGCGGCGTCAGCTGCGGGTTTCGGGCTGCGCAGCGCTTCGATTCCTTGGCCGATGAAGGCTGCGGACAGGAGGGGACGGGCAACTCGGCGTAACAACATGACGGCGGTGTTCCCCGCCTGCCGTGCGTGCAAACCAGCCGGGTCAGGGTGCTGTGGGTCGGGGTTTGCTGCGCATTGACAG
Proteins encoded:
- a CDS encoding RDD family protein, whose amino-acid sequence is MTSGEYPNNPDPNFPPQPGAYPPPPPQSGGYPPPPPQSGAYPPPPPQSGGYPPPPPQSGAYPPPPPPQYGAPGSYPPPGYGPAGGVAPGSLGLRFAARLIDGIIVGLVAFLLAFLFGAYDNILVTGLFSGVLTFVYFVAFEVTQGWTPAKKMLGLSVRGPGGAPKPDLKQSAIRNSFTLLSVIPYIGGLLGFIAYIVIAVTINGSPTKQGKHDELAGGTQVVKG
- a CDS encoding DoxX family protein — translated: MLLRRVARPLLSAAFIGQGIEALRSPKPAADAARPTLEGLQKLPEPVGPNIPQDAETFAKITAAVQIGGGILLATGKVPRLASAALAATVIPANLGSHMFWTEEDPERKAAKRRDFLTDLSLLGGLIIASADTAGKPSLGWRGRRAAQKVTGAVSAALPAGAAAPALIDAELAEKVGRNLHEGLHVSAERGRELAEVAVEKGGPLLEVAQKRGAELAEIARERGTEWAQLARERSAELAEVARERSADLADVARDRGAELAEVARERGGEFAHVALVQSEDLSKKARKKANKQAKALRR